A genome region from Arthrobacter agilis includes the following:
- a CDS encoding MarR family winged helix-turn-helix transcriptional regulator: protein MSVAQHTAAELVHHIFDLQRALRGVTAAGMKYSELGPAHTGVLFFIGEGGPMRASALAGRLGIGPSALSRQLADLEQYGFVVRSPDPQDGRACLLSLSEEGQKYLAETYERRAETLREILSDWTEGEAEAASSSVQHLTAALRSAAHPHGAASSGSTDPTRAPRTTAHRTGNDGRHHLDPMSEIMKEER from the coding sequence ATGTCAGTAGCTCAGCACACCGCTGCAGAGCTGGTGCACCACATCTTCGACCTGCAGCGTGCCCTGCGGGGAGTCACCGCAGCAGGGATGAAGTACTCGGAGCTGGGCCCCGCCCATACCGGCGTGCTCTTCTTCATCGGGGAGGGCGGCCCGATGCGCGCATCGGCCCTCGCCGGGAGGCTCGGCATCGGACCGTCCGCCTTGAGTCGGCAACTCGCCGACCTCGAGCAGTACGGCTTCGTGGTCCGGTCACCCGATCCGCAGGACGGCCGGGCCTGCCTGCTGTCGCTGTCGGAGGAGGGGCAGAAGTACCTCGCCGAGACGTACGAGCGCAGGGCGGAGACGCTGCGGGAGATCCTCTCCGACTGGACGGAGGGCGAGGCCGAGGCGGCGTCGTCGTCGGTCCAGCACCTCACCGCCGCCCTCCGCTCCGCCGCCCACCCCCACGGGGCGGCGTCGTCCGGGTCCACGGACCCCACCAGGGCACCACGCACCACCGCACACCGCACGGGCAACGACGGCCGTCACCACCTGGACCCCATGTCCGAGATCATGAAGGAAGAACGCTGA
- a CDS encoding MDR family MFS transporter translates to MATHSTKARTTVVPEPQPAAASHHGAGEPMTHKQILQALTGLLAGLFTAILSSTIVANALPTIMSDLNGSQTDFAWVITAALLANAATTPIWGKFADLFDKKVLVQASIVIFVAGSVLAGFAESIPLLLTARVIQGVAMGGLTALAQAIIGTIIAPRERGRYSGYMGGVMAVATAGGPLLGGFIVDSPLGWRWTFFVCVPLAIIALVLLQVTLKLPDTRRKARIDWLGSILLTAGVSLLLIWVSFAGKEGYYEWFSRETALMVGGSVILLALLLLVESKVAEPVIPLKIISQRTTALAIIASVAVGIALFASSSYLGQYYQVARGATPTEAGLLTLPMIAGNLLGSIGAGQLVTKYGKWKRYLIAGSLFLIAGLGFAGTIDHETALWLVGIYTFVFGLGLGLMLQNLVLAVQNTVAVKDIGSASASVAFFRSMGGAAGVAVLGAILGTQVESKTTEGLAAAGIPTTGGAAGGSLDLVDLPAPIAEIVRAAYGDSTAMIFQITAVIALVALICVLFIKESPLRRTVDFAQAAPAGPAASMSPAATGTSPAVAGAQPAAGAAEDAGADTGRRSPEPSDVVAVQPSHGRHSAGPVAISKADVDRVVQELSELDAELSDRADANR, encoded by the coding sequence ATGGCCACCCATTCCACCAAGGCGAGGACCACTGTGGTCCCCGAGCCGCAACCGGCTGCCGCCTCCCATCACGGGGCCGGCGAGCCGATGACCCACAAGCAGATCCTGCAGGCGCTCACGGGTCTGCTCGCAGGCCTGTTCACGGCGATCCTGAGCAGCACCATCGTCGCCAACGCCCTGCCCACGATCATGAGCGACCTCAACGGCTCCCAGACGGACTTCGCCTGGGTCATCACGGCCGCACTGCTCGCCAACGCGGCGACCACCCCCATCTGGGGGAAGTTCGCCGACCTGTTCGACAAGAAGGTCCTGGTCCAGGCCAGCATCGTCATCTTCGTGGCGGGCTCGGTACTCGCGGGCTTCGCCGAGAGCATCCCGCTGCTCCTCACGGCACGCGTCATCCAGGGTGTCGCCATGGGTGGCCTCACCGCCCTGGCGCAGGCCATCATCGGCACCATCATCGCGCCGCGCGAGCGTGGCCGGTACTCCGGCTACATGGGCGGCGTCATGGCCGTGGCGACCGCCGGCGGGCCTCTCCTCGGCGGCTTCATCGTGGATTCCCCGCTCGGCTGGCGCTGGACGTTCTTCGTCTGCGTGCCGCTCGCGATCATCGCCCTCGTGCTCCTGCAGGTCACGCTGAAGCTCCCCGACACGCGCCGTAAGGCACGGATCGACTGGCTGGGCTCCATCCTGCTCACCGCGGGTGTCAGCCTGCTCCTCATCTGGGTTTCCTTCGCGGGCAAGGAGGGCTACTACGAGTGGTTCTCCCGCGAGACCGCCCTGATGGTCGGCGGCAGCGTCATCCTGCTGGCGCTCCTCCTCCTCGTGGAGTCGAAGGTGGCCGAGCCGGTCATCCCGCTCAAGATCATCTCCCAGCGGACCACGGCCCTCGCCATCATCGCCTCTGTCGCCGTCGGTATCGCGCTGTTCGCCAGCTCGAGCTACCTCGGCCAGTACTACCAGGTGGCCCGTGGCGCCACGCCCACCGAGGCCGGCCTGCTCACCCTGCCCATGATCGCCGGCAACCTGCTGGGCTCCATCGGCGCCGGGCAGCTCGTCACGAAGTACGGCAAGTGGAAGCGGTACCTCATCGCAGGTTCCCTGTTCCTCATCGCGGGCCTCGGGTTCGCGGGCACCATCGACCACGAGACCGCACTCTGGCTCGTCGGCATCTACACGTTCGTCTTCGGCCTGGGCCTCGGCCTCATGCTGCAGAACCTCGTCCTCGCGGTCCAGAACACCGTGGCCGTCAAGGACATCGGCTCCGCCAGCGCGTCCGTCGCGTTCTTCCGGTCGATGGGCGGTGCCGCGGGCGTCGCGGTCCTGGGTGCCATCCTCGGTACGCAGGTCGAGTCCAAGACCACCGAGGGCCTCGCTGCCGCCGGTATCCCCACCACGGGCGGTGCGGCGGGCGGTTCGCTCGACCTCGTCGACCTCCCTGCGCCGATCGCCGAGATCGTCCGCGCAGCCTATGGCGACAGCACGGCCATGATTTTCCAGATCACGGCGGTCATCGCGCTCGTCGCCCTCATCTGCGTGCTGTTCATCAAGGAGAGCCCGCTGCGGCGCACGGTCGACTTCGCCCAGGCGGCCCCCGCGGGTCCGGCAGCGTCGATGTCGCCCGCAGCCACGGGTACGTCGCCGGCAGTCGCCGGTGCCCAGCCTGCTGCTGGAGCAGCGGAGGACGCCGGGGCCGACACCGGGCGCCGGTCGCCTGAGCCGTCCGACGTCGTCGCGGTGCAGCCGTCCCACGGCCGGCACAGCGCGGGTCCCGTCGCCATCTCCAAGGCCGACGTCGACCGCGTGGTCCAGGAGCTGTCCGAACTGGACGCCGAGCTGTCGGATCGGGCGGACGCCAACCGCTGA
- a CDS encoding LacI family DNA-binding transcriptional regulator translates to MANIHDVARVAGVSISTVSYALSGKRPIGEKTRLRIDQAVRELDYMPNAAGRMLAGTRTRIFALTAPLRSDTYTPAHMAFVLAVATAARQYDYDVLLLTEDEATDGLRRVSSSRLVDGIIVLDVSINDERADLVRALGVPAALIGVPGNAEGLVCVDLDFEAAAALAVDRLVDAGHASLALLGHPQAVYERGSNFPTRFRDGFLRRASERGVDARFSMMEKDAPDVRSALFGVLDADPAPTGLVVHAEEGVHKVVLEAIAGRGLSVPRDLSVIAGVPTFDTSGFTPPLDSIPLIPADTCTRAVELAVRQLDGTVAPRVELVAPTYREHGSVAAPRRGS, encoded by the coding sequence ATGGCCAACATCCACGACGTAGCCCGTGTCGCCGGTGTGTCCATCAGCACCGTCTCCTATGCCCTCAGTGGCAAGCGTCCGATCGGCGAGAAGACCCGGCTGCGCATCGACCAGGCCGTCCGCGAGCTCGACTACATGCCGAACGCCGCCGGACGGATGCTGGCCGGGACCAGGACGCGCATCTTCGCCCTGACGGCGCCCCTCCGGAGTGATACCTACACTCCCGCACACATGGCCTTCGTCCTGGCCGTGGCGACGGCGGCCCGGCAGTACGACTACGACGTCCTGCTCCTGACGGAGGACGAGGCGACGGACGGTCTCCGCCGCGTCTCCTCGAGCCGGCTCGTGGACGGCATCATCGTCCTCGACGTCTCCATCAACGACGAGCGGGCGGATCTCGTGCGGGCGCTCGGCGTACCGGCGGCCCTCATCGGCGTCCCGGGGAACGCGGAGGGACTCGTCTGCGTGGACCTCGATTTCGAGGCGGCAGCAGCGCTCGCGGTGGACCGGCTCGTCGACGCCGGGCATGCCTCGCTCGCCCTGCTGGGTCATCCGCAGGCCGTGTACGAGCGTGGCTCCAATTTCCCCACACGCTTCCGCGACGGCTTCCTGCGGAGGGCTTCCGAGCGGGGTGTCGATGCCCGCTTCTCGATGATGGAGAAGGATGCACCGGACGTCCGGTCGGCGCTCTTCGGTGTCCTCGATGCCGATCCTGCGCCCACCGGCCTCGTGGTCCACGCGGAGGAGGGTGTCCACAAGGTGGTCCTCGAGGCGATCGCGGGACGCGGGCTGTCCGTACCACGGGACCTGTCCGTGATCGCGGGCGTGCCGACCTTCGACACCTCCGGCTTCACGCCGCCGCTCGATTCCATCCCGCTGATCCCGGCGGACACCTGTACCCGTGCGGTCGAGCTGGCAGTCCGGCAGCTCGACGGCACCGTCGCACCGCGCGTCGAGCTCGTCGCGCCCACATACCGCGAACACGGTTCCGTCGCGGCACCCCGCCGGGGCTCGTAG
- a CDS encoding ABC transporter substrate-binding protein, with amino-acid sequence MKKSRMILGAAFTAAALALSGCAGSGPDAQSGSGGEGDTLKLWHFESETSAMGIAWAEAIKVFEEETGATVEFEERSFEQIRSTASQVLNSDEAPDLLEYNKGNATAGLLSSQGLLSNLDDAVEQYGWDDKLAPSLQTTAKYDEQGIMGSGSWFGVPNYGEFVEVYYNKDMFAEAGLEVPTTLDEFEDVLQKFSDQGVTPLAESAAEYPLGQLWYQLALTQADRGWVEDYQLYKNPVDWQGEEVSFATDTVKDWTDKGYISTNSTGSTAEDAGTAFINGTNPIFVSGSWWHNRFTTEATGFDWGTFLFPGADLAPGSAGNMWAVPETAANKELAYKFIDITMRPEIQNLIGNNGGVPVAADPADITDEKSSELIANFNELTEKDGIAFYPDWPTPTFYDELNAGLQELLNGTKTPEEFQQQVGDQYQSGVDDIVG; translated from the coding sequence ATGAAGAAGAGCAGAATGATTCTGGGGGCCGCGTTCACGGCGGCGGCCCTCGCCCTGTCGGGATGTGCCGGGTCCGGTCCGGATGCCCAGTCGGGGTCCGGCGGCGAGGGGGACACCCTGAAGCTGTGGCACTTCGAGAGCGAGACGAGCGCCATGGGCATCGCCTGGGCCGAGGCCATCAAGGTGTTCGAGGAGGAGACGGGTGCCACCGTCGAGTTCGAGGAGCGCAGCTTCGAGCAGATCCGCTCCACCGCCAGCCAGGTGCTGAACTCGGACGAGGCCCCTGACCTCCTGGAGTACAACAAGGGCAACGCCACAGCCGGTCTGCTGTCCAGCCAGGGCCTGCTGTCCAACCTCGACGACGCCGTGGAGCAGTACGGCTGGGACGACAAGCTCGCGCCCTCGCTGCAGACCACGGCGAAGTACGACGAGCAGGGCATCATGGGGTCCGGCAGCTGGTTCGGTGTCCCCAACTACGGCGAGTTCGTGGAGGTCTACTACAACAAGGACATGTTCGCCGAGGCGGGCCTCGAGGTGCCCACGACGCTCGACGAGTTCGAGGACGTGCTGCAGAAGTTCTCCGACCAGGGCGTCACCCCGCTGGCCGAGTCGGCGGCGGAGTACCCGCTCGGCCAGCTCTGGTACCAGCTCGCACTCACCCAGGCGGACCGCGGCTGGGTCGAGGACTACCAGCTGTACAAGAACCCGGTGGACTGGCAGGGCGAGGAGGTCTCCTTCGCCACGGACACCGTCAAGGACTGGACCGACAAGGGCTACATCTCCACCAACTCCACGGGTTCGACGGCGGAGGACGCCGGCACCGCCTTCATCAACGGCACCAACCCGATCTTCGTCTCGGGCAGCTGGTGGCACAACCGGTTCACCACCGAGGCCACCGGCTTCGACTGGGGCACCTTCCTGTTCCCGGGGGCGGACCTCGCACCGGGCTCGGCGGGCAACATGTGGGCCGTGCCGGAGACCGCCGCCAACAAGGAGCTCGCCTACAAGTTCATCGACATCACGATGCGCCCCGAGATCCAGAACCTGATCGGCAACAACGGAGGCGTCCCGGTCGCCGCCGATCCGGCGGACATCACCGATGAGAAGAGCTCGGAGCTCATCGCGAACTTCAACGAGCTCACCGAGAAGGACGGCATCGCGTTCTACCCGGACTGGCCCACGCCCACGTTCTACGACGAGCTGAACGCCGGTCTCCAGGAACTGCTGAACGGCACCAAGACGCCGGAGGAGTTCCAGCAGCAGGTCGGGGACCAGTACCAGAGCGGTGTCGACGACATCGTCGGCTGA
- a CDS encoding carbohydrate ABC transporter permease, which produces MAIATRSKERPARPTTSLIPGSSRNSFWFYLLPGLALLTLIIVVPLLWNIYLTFTSYRGIRPPEFIGLENWVELFGDTTFWTSFRNSVAMIIAMVVVPTVLGLVLAAMLFDLIGRKFGGHLASFLRATYYLPQILPGVIAAIVIGWILRPENGALNQVLAAVGLGGLQGNWLGDPDTALPSIMVIMVWVQLGYPVVIFMAALQRVDPELYEAAELDGANWFQRFRAITVSIIRPEIFVVTLTCAIAALKVFGPIYALTGGGPGTSTIVPAYYAYSEFFQSQQVGYGATIATALTVVIAVVSIIFVLVQTRLERNEEAR; this is translated from the coding sequence ATGGCGATCGCAACCCGGTCGAAGGAGCGCCCCGCGCGCCCGACCACCAGTCTCATCCCCGGCTCCAGCCGCAACTCCTTCTGGTTCTACCTCCTGCCCGGCCTCGCCCTGCTCACGCTCATCATCGTGGTGCCGCTGCTGTGGAACATCTACCTGACCTTCACCTCCTACCGCGGGATCCGTCCGCCGGAGTTCATCGGCCTCGAGAACTGGGTGGAGCTGTTCGGCGACACGACGTTCTGGACCTCGTTCCGGAACTCCGTGGCCATGATCATCGCGATGGTGGTGGTGCCCACGGTGCTGGGCCTCGTCCTCGCGGCGATGCTGTTCGACCTCATCGGGCGGAAGTTCGGTGGGCATCTCGCCAGCTTCCTCCGCGCCACCTACTACCTGCCGCAGATCCTGCCCGGCGTCATCGCGGCCATCGTCATCGGCTGGATCCTCCGGCCGGAGAACGGTGCCCTGAACCAGGTGCTCGCGGCCGTGGGCCTCGGGGGCCTGCAGGGCAACTGGCTCGGCGACCCCGATACGGCCCTGCCCAGCATCATGGTCATCATGGTCTGGGTGCAGCTCGGCTACCCCGTGGTCATCTTCATGGCGGCGCTGCAGCGCGTGGACCCGGAGCTGTACGAGGCGGCGGAGCTCGACGGCGCCAACTGGTTCCAGCGCTTCCGCGCCATCACCGTCAGCATCATCCGGCCCGAGATCTTCGTGGTCACCCTCACCTGCGCGATCGCCGCGCTCAAGGTCTTCGGCCCCATCTACGCCCTGACCGGCGGCGGACCCGGCACCTCGACGATCGTCCCGGCGTACTACGCGTACAGCGAGTTCTTCCAGTCCCAGCAGGTGGGCTACGGCGCGACCATCGCCACCGCGCTGACGGTGGTCATCGCCGTCGTCAGCATCATCTTCGTCCTCGTGCAGACGAGGCTCGAGCGCAACGAGGAGGCACGCTGA
- a CDS encoding carbohydrate ABC transporter permease encodes MAVPTLTREAVQEPPRQRRRSGRARRTAGDWVILAVAVLIGLLIAVPFLLILANSFKSPADYATGGPLSLPSALSFDGITAFWERVDFPRKLWNSFFISGVVAVLAVGISMFNAFALGIGRVRGRTWLVLLILLANMLPQEVLLYPLYFMFRQVGLYDSVWAVIIIFTVIQSAFGTYLLASVYGTFPKELLEAASLDGASRWQILWRVIFPISRPTLSVLLIFFFIWTWNEFLIPLTFLVGNDNQTVPVAITVLQGDRLMDVTTTSASALLGLLPTLIFFLIFQRTLTRGITAGAVK; translated from the coding sequence ATGGCCGTTCCCACCCTGACCCGCGAAGCGGTCCAGGAACCACCCCGTCAACGACGGCGCAGCGGGCGGGCGCGCAGGACCGCCGGCGACTGGGTGATCCTCGCGGTGGCCGTGCTGATCGGGCTGCTCATCGCCGTCCCGTTCCTGCTCATCCTCGCCAACTCGTTCAAGTCGCCCGCCGACTACGCCACGGGCGGGCCGCTGTCCCTTCCGTCGGCGCTCTCCTTCGATGGCATCACCGCCTTCTGGGAGCGCGTCGACTTCCCCCGGAAGCTGTGGAACAGCTTCTTCATCAGCGGTGTGGTGGCGGTGCTCGCCGTCGGGATCTCGATGTTCAACGCCTTCGCGCTCGGCATCGGGCGGGTCCGTGGCCGGACCTGGCTGGTGCTGCTGATCCTGCTCGCCAACATGCTGCCGCAGGAGGTGCTGCTCTACCCGCTGTACTTCATGTTCCGGCAGGTGGGCCTCTACGACAGCGTGTGGGCCGTGATCATCATCTTCACGGTCATCCAGAGCGCCTTCGGGACCTATCTCCTGGCCTCGGTCTACGGGACGTTCCCGAAGGAGCTGCTGGAGGCGGCGTCGCTCGACGGCGCGAGCCGCTGGCAGATCCTGTGGCGCGTGATCTTCCCGATCTCGCGGCCCACACTGAGTGTGCTGCTGATCTTCTTCTTCATCTGGACGTGGAACGAGTTCCTGATCCCGCTGACGTTCCTCGTGGGCAACGACAACCAGACCGTGCCCGTGGCCATCACGGTGCTGCAGGGCGACCGCCTCATGGACGTCACCACCACCAGCGCCTCCGCCCTCCTCGGGCTCCTTCCCACGCTCATCTTCTTCCTCATCTTCCAGCGCACCCTCACCCGGGGCATCACGGCAGGAGCAGTCAAGTAA
- the yicI gene encoding alpha-xylosidase — MKFTDGFWHARPGVDAQYAQEAYDIEAVDYRRLVVSAPTKVIERRGDTLNRALLTVTLSTPLDGVIGVRIENHRGDTPHRGFELVGAVEGLGAAKADDDGGVLTAGGLTARISRGAPWNLTFEADGRTLTSSGPKSVGRMGLAPDAPVTTEPAGVAGVSTTGRAPSSSYLHAQLSLGVGELVYGLGERFGPLVKNGQTVDIWNADGGTSSEQSYKNVPFYLTNRGYGVFVNHPEHVSFEVGSESVERVQFAVPGETLEYFVIQGPTPADILERYTRLTGRPAQVPAWSYGLWLSTSFTTDYDEATVTHFVDGMVERDLPLSVFHFDCFWMREFNWTDFEWDPRVFPDPEGMLERLHGKGLRVSAWVNPYIGQRSKLFDEAAQAGYLVRRDDGTVWQWDLWQAGMGLVDFTNPDATAWFQGKIRTLLGQGVDAIKTDFGERIPLGVQWHDGTPAETMHNLYPQLYNRAVFDVLEEVRGTGEAVLFARSATAGGQQMPVHWGGDNSSSFESMAETLRGGLSLALSGFGYWSHDIGGFEGSPDPAVFKRWLAFGLLSSHSRLHGSTSYRVPWAFDTGDEPEGQSAVDVTRTFARLKLSLMPYLYGVGLQAHSTGTPFMRPMQLAFPDDPAVAHLDRQYMLGPDLLVAPVFSADGAVEYYLPGGTWTHLLTGELVDGGGWRRETHGFDSLPLWVREGTVLVTGSSDAARQVPDYDYLDDPLVTVYPGTADGASARVVTPSGSEGEFRVSRSAAGYRVTGPEGVVFRACLAGGGQERSDGGVVVLEG; from the coding sequence ATGAAATTCACCGACGGATTCTGGCATGCCCGCCCCGGCGTCGACGCGCAGTACGCGCAGGAGGCCTACGACATCGAGGCGGTGGACTACCGGCGCCTCGTCGTCTCCGCTCCGACGAAGGTCATCGAGCGGCGCGGTGACACGCTCAACCGGGCCCTGCTGACGGTCACCCTCAGCACACCGCTCGACGGCGTGATCGGCGTGCGCATCGAGAACCACCGCGGTGACACCCCGCACCGGGGCTTCGAGCTCGTCGGAGCGGTGGAGGGACTCGGTGCGGCGAAGGCGGACGACGACGGCGGTGTCCTCACCGCGGGCGGACTCACCGCGCGCATCAGCAGGGGGGCGCCCTGGAACCTCACCTTCGAGGCGGACGGCCGGACCCTCACGTCCAGTGGCCCCAAGTCCGTGGGCCGGATGGGCCTCGCGCCGGATGCCCCCGTGACCACCGAGCCCGCCGGCGTCGCGGGGGTGTCGACGACGGGACGCGCGCCGTCGTCGTCGTACCTTCACGCCCAGCTCTCCCTCGGCGTCGGCGAGCTGGTGTACGGCCTGGGGGAGCGCTTCGGGCCGCTCGTGAAGAACGGGCAGACCGTGGACATCTGGAACGCCGACGGCGGCACGTCCAGCGAGCAGTCGTACAAGAACGTGCCGTTCTACCTCACCAACCGCGGGTACGGGGTGTTCGTGAACCACCCCGAGCACGTGTCCTTCGAGGTGGGGTCCGAGTCCGTGGAACGCGTGCAGTTCGCGGTGCCGGGCGAGACGCTCGAGTACTTCGTCATCCAGGGGCCCACGCCGGCGGACATCCTCGAGCGCTACACGCGCCTGACGGGTCGGCCTGCGCAGGTGCCGGCCTGGTCCTACGGTCTGTGGCTGTCCACGAGCTTCACCACCGACTACGACGAGGCGACGGTGACGCACTTCGTCGACGGTATGGTGGAGCGGGACCTCCCGCTCAGCGTCTTCCACTTCGACTGCTTCTGGATGCGCGAGTTCAACTGGACGGACTTCGAGTGGGATCCGCGGGTCTTCCCCGATCCGGAGGGCATGCTCGAGCGGCTGCACGGCAAGGGACTGCGGGTCAGTGCCTGGGTCAACCCGTACATCGGGCAGCGGTCGAAGCTCTTCGACGAGGCCGCGCAGGCCGGCTACCTCGTGCGGCGCGACGACGGCACGGTCTGGCAGTGGGACCTGTGGCAGGCGGGCATGGGCCTCGTGGACTTCACCAACCCCGACGCGACCGCCTGGTTCCAGGGCAAGATCCGCACACTGCTCGGCCAGGGCGTGGACGCCATCAAGACGGACTTCGGCGAGCGCATCCCGCTGGGTGTGCAGTGGCACGACGGCACGCCGGCGGAGACCATGCACAACCTCTACCCGCAGCTCTACAACCGGGCCGTGTTCGATGTCCTGGAGGAGGTCCGGGGAACGGGGGAGGCCGTCCTCTTCGCACGCTCGGCGACCGCCGGCGGCCAGCAGATGCCGGTGCACTGGGGCGGCGACAACTCGTCGTCCTTCGAGTCCATGGCAGAGACGCTCCGTGGCGGGCTCTCGCTCGCCCTGAGCGGCTTCGGGTACTGGAGCCATGACATCGGCGGGTTCGAGGGCTCACCCGACCCGGCCGTGTTCAAGCGGTGGCTCGCGTTCGGCCTGCTCTCGAGCCACTCGCGCCTGCACGGCTCCACCAGCTACCGCGTGCCGTGGGCCTTCGACACGGGGGACGAGCCCGAAGGGCAGAGTGCCGTCGACGTCACGCGGACCTTCGCCCGGCTCAAGCTCTCCCTCATGCCGTACCTCTACGGCGTCGGCCTGCAGGCACACAGCACGGGGACACCCTTCATGCGGCCCATGCAGCTCGCCTTCCCGGACGATCCCGCGGTCGCGCACCTCGACCGGCAGTACATGCTCGGGCCCGACCTGCTCGTGGCCCCCGTGTTCTCCGCGGACGGTGCCGTGGAGTACTACCTTCCTGGCGGGACGTGGACGCATCTGCTCACGGGCGAGCTGGTCGACGGCGGCGGATGGCGGCGGGAGACGCACGGCTTCGACAGCCTGCCCCTGTGGGTGCGGGAGGGCACGGTCCTCGTCACCGGAAGCAGCGACGCCGCCCGGCAGGTCCCCGACTACGACTACCTCGACGACCCGCTGGTCACCGTCTACCCCGGCACGGCCGACGGTGCCTCGGCCCGTGTGGTCACCCCGTCGGGGTCCGAGGGCGAGTTCCGGGTGTCCCGATCCGCGGCCGGCTACCGTGTCACGGGCCCGGAGGGGGTCGTCTTCCGTGCATGCCTCGCCGGGGGTGGGCAGGAACGGTCCGACGGCGGTGTCGTGGTCCTGGAGGGCTGA